In a single window of the Streptomyces sp. HUAS ZL42 genome:
- a CDS encoding S8 family serine peptidase: MRTSPSLRRNLISVAAVSAALLTAGTASVAVAQEPATQEAAVPAALTEAAPGAPAERLIVGYKSGAAEAKSNTAAEADAAAKGKEAGEDVDFQRRLGTGAALVDLGENVTKADVADVVAEYKADPQVAYVVPDRLNKPKADPNDTEYAKQWDLYETTAGMNVPGAWSTTTGTGVTVAVIDTGYVTHSDLGANIVAGYDFISDTAVSVDGNGRDSNPADPGDWYATDECGAGTGSSSSSWHGTHVAGTIAAVTNNGKGVAGIAYGAKISPLRVLGKCGGYDSDIIDAITWASGGSVSGVPANTNVAKVINMSLGGDGACTSATQSAITAAVNRGTTVVVAAGNENDNVANHSPGNCNNVISVAATNRSGAKASYSNYGSLVDISAPGGQTSTGTANGILSTLNSGSKTPSTESYAYYQGTSMATPHIAGLVALMKSANSSLTPAQIESAIKANARALPGSCSGGCGAGLADAAKTVQAVSGGSTGGTTFSNTTAVAIPDNGSAITSSIAVSGISGNAPSTLKVAVDITHTYRGDLVIDLVAPDGSTYRLKSSSSSDSADNVNTTYTVNASSEVAGGTWKLKVQDVAAQDTGTLNSWKLTF; this comes from the coding sequence TTGCGTACCTCTCCTTCTCTCAGACGGAACCTGATATCCGTCGCCGCGGTGTCCGCTGCCCTGCTGACGGCCGGTACCGCCTCCGTGGCGGTGGCCCAGGAACCCGCCACCCAGGAAGCCGCGGTCCCGGCCGCGCTGACCGAGGCAGCCCCCGGTGCCCCGGCCGAGCGCCTCATCGTCGGCTACAAGTCCGGCGCCGCCGAGGCCAAGTCGAACACGGCCGCCGAGGCCGACGCCGCCGCCAAGGGCAAGGAGGCCGGCGAGGACGTCGACTTCCAGCGCCGTCTCGGCACCGGCGCCGCCCTCGTCGACCTGGGCGAGAACGTCACCAAGGCCGACGTCGCCGACGTCGTCGCCGAGTACAAGGCGGACCCGCAGGTCGCCTATGTCGTACCGGACCGCCTGAACAAGCCGAAGGCCGACCCGAACGACACCGAGTACGCCAAGCAGTGGGACCTGTACGAGACCACGGCCGGCATGAACGTGCCCGGGGCCTGGTCGACCACGACCGGCACCGGCGTCACCGTCGCCGTCATCGACACCGGTTACGTCACCCACTCCGACCTCGGCGCGAACATCGTCGCCGGCTACGACTTCATCTCCGACACCGCCGTCTCCGTGGACGGCAACGGCCGCGACAGCAACCCGGCCGACCCGGGTGACTGGTACGCGACCGACGAGTGCGGTGCCGGCACCGGCTCCAGCAGCTCTTCCTGGCACGGCACCCACGTGGCCGGCACCATCGCCGCGGTCACCAACAACGGCAAGGGCGTCGCGGGCATCGCGTACGGCGCGAAGATCTCGCCCCTCCGCGTGCTCGGCAAGTGCGGCGGCTACGACTCCGACATCATCGACGCCATCACCTGGGCGTCCGGCGGCAGCGTCTCCGGCGTGCCCGCCAACACCAACGTCGCCAAGGTCATCAACATGAGCCTGGGCGGCGACGGGGCCTGCACCTCGGCGACGCAGAGCGCCATCACCGCCGCCGTGAACCGCGGTACGACCGTCGTCGTGGCCGCGGGCAACGAGAACGACAACGTGGCCAACCACTCGCCCGGCAACTGCAACAACGTCATCTCGGTCGCCGCGACCAACCGCTCCGGCGCCAAGGCGTCCTACTCCAACTACGGCTCCCTCGTGGACATCTCGGCGCCCGGCGGCCAGACCAGCACCGGCACCGCCAACGGCATCCTGTCCACGCTGAACTCCGGCAGCAAGACGCCGTCCACCGAGTCGTACGCCTACTACCAGGGCACCAGCATGGCCACTCCGCACATCGCGGGCCTGGTCGCGCTGATGAAGTCGGCGAACTCCTCGCTGACCCCGGCCCAGATCGAGTCGGCCATCAAGGCCAACGCCCGTGCGCTGCCCGGCTCCTGCTCCGGCGGCTGCGGTGCGGGTCTGGCGGACGCCGCGAAGACGGTGCAGGCGGTGAGCGGCGGCTCCACGGGGGGCACCACCTTCTCCAACACCACCGCGGTCGCCATCCCCGACAACGGCTCGGCGATCACGTCCTCCATCGCCGTCAGCGGCATCAGCGGCAACGCGCCCTCGACCCTGAAGGTCGCCGTCGACATCACCCACACCTACCGCGGTGACCTGGTCATCGACCTGGTGGCCCCGGACGGTTCGACGTACCGCCTGAAGTCCTCCAGCTCCTCCGACTCCGCGGACAACGTCAACACCACCTACACGGTGAACGCCTCCAGCGAGGTCGCGGGCGGCACCTGGAAGCTGAAGGTCCAGGACGTGGCCGCGCAGGACACGGGCACGCTCAACAGCTGGAAGCTGACCTTCTGA